A window of the Burkholderiales bacterium genome harbors these coding sequences:
- a CDS encoding TOBE domain-containing protein, whose product VHSRKSGISTALFSMEDRMKYGARNNIVGKVEEIKRGSVMSQVKVTVDGPIDITSVMTLDTLADLGVKKGDSVRVLVKAVNVILVRE is encoded by the coding sequence GTTCACAGCCGCAAGTCGGGAATTTCGACAGCACTTTTTTCTATGGAGGACCGCATGAAATACGGAGCGCGAAACAACATAGTTGGAAAAGTCGAGGAAATTAAAAGGGGTTCCGTCATGAGTCAGGTCAAGGTCACGGTCGATGGCCCGATCGATATCACCTCCGTCATGACTTTGGATACGCTCGCCGATCTTGGCGTGAAAAAAGGTGATTCGGTGCGCGTTCTTGTCAAAGCCGTAAACGTGATTTTGGTTCGGGAGTAA